From Tachysurus fulvidraco isolate hzauxx_2018 chromosome 6, HZAU_PFXX_2.0, whole genome shotgun sequence:
AGGAGTTCAAGAGAACTTTGAAAGTTTTTCTTTACCTTTTAAACATGGATTCTTTAACAATAGTATACTGTATTAAGCTTCACACACATATAGTGATGTTTGCTTTTGATGTTTGCTTTTGCTCTAGATCAAGAACACAGCAACCTGTTCATTGACCTATACTGAAACTGCAAATACAAGCAATATGTAAACACAGCTTAGCAGATGCAGGAACTTAATTGCACATATATACCCATACAGTGTATGGCATTATTTAGCAACTTACAGGAAGTGAAAGAATTTAGACTGATGCACACAATGAAGTTAGCGAGACTCGATATGGTAAGACGTGTCCATGTGAAGAAAGAACTACGTCTAGTTGTCACAGtgagaaaaatgtataaaagctccATCTTGAAaattattgtgtgtgcattctattgtaggCAAGCTCAGTACGTGATACACTCAGTCACTGCTTATTTAGTGTGCATCAGAAAACAAACGCAGACATACACTTGgggagtgtttcttggtttgttactGTTGTTGCATTTTTTAGTTACgttcacggtggcttagtggttagcacatttgcctcacacctccagggttgggagttcgattcccgcctctgccttgtgtgtgtggagtttgcatgttctccctgtgccttgtgggtttcctccaggtactccggtttcctcccccagtccaaagagatgcatggtaggttgattgacatctctggaaaattgtccatagtgtgtgagtgtgtgagtgcatgagagtgtgtgccctgcgatgggttggcactgccttgatgcccgatgacgcctgagataggcacaggctccctgtgacccgagaagttcggataagcggtagaaaatgaatgactgaatgaatgaatgaatgaatgaatgaatgaatgaattacgtttacttattctaatactgtttgattatttgaatgagattttatttgtaattttcttttattttactgttcatatattacacacatttatctgtattacttttaataaaaacaaggcctcccattgtgaagaccctgaaaagacaagatggtctaagtctgactccttcctctaaagattcaaacaacAGATTATGTAGAATTACATGAAGAGGGTCCTTTATTAGAAGACTGAGGGACTTTGAAGGACAACCCCTGCCAAGGTACTGTAAGACCAACTTTGATAGTTGAGCTTTTGTTTTCaaactaacccgtgcaaactagaACACATTCCTTAGAGTAGCGGTGTGCAATCTTATCCGggaagggccggtgtgggtgcaggttttcattccaaacaagcagaagccacaccagactGGTTAAACAGGtggactcaggtgtggcttctggttggttggaatgaaaacctttacccacaccggccctttgtggataagattggacatggTAGCCTTAGTGagattgtggaagggtttcctacacaatccgaaaacaagtgtcactaagggacaggtacgtcagtataattacttcaatgtgaaaaaataaagttttgtcGCTTTCAGCCATTCCGTTAAACAGCGACCTCTGGtggtaatgttttattttattttttttctacaaattGTGAAAGTGAAACTGGCTCGTGTAAGACATGCCTTTAAGCAAGCAGGAGCAGGCATAGCAAACAGCAAAAGGGTGAGTATTTACAGACTTTAATGATTATACATTAGTCATCGTCTAATGCACTGaggaaagaagaacaaaaaagaaaagctggTATCATCCCTCGAGTGAAaacagactgactgactttaATAACTACCGAATTGTGCACAGTTCGATTTTTTTCTAatcgtttacacacacacacacacacacacacacacacacacacacacacacacacacacacacacacacacacacacacacacacacacttttctcctTCAGGATCCTTCGAAGAATGAACCTGATCATAAATAAGAAGGTAAATCTTATAAAATGGCTACGTGGGGACGATTTCATTCTGCAGCACGTACAATCTAAGAAACTGATCACTATGGACGAATACCAGAAACTGAAGAGTATCTCAGACCCCGGAACACTAATAACGGACCTCTTGGACCTAATGGTGCAAAAGGGAGACCGTGTATGCGTCGGTTTCCTAGACCTGCTGAATGAAGATGATGTAAATGAAAGCAGCCCTGAGCTCCGGGACTGGATAAAATCAGTAAAGATACCGGGTAACAAATATTTTCTTCTTAGTCAGCAAACACTCAAATGAACACAATTCAATCCTCCAGGAAGTCACAACGTCAACTTTCATAGTTTTctgctgatagatagatagtacaggtacacagcaacaaaatgcagtttggcatctaacagaagtgcaaagagtagAAATTGTTCAAATAGTCGAGTGcagatatatatgtaaacttatgtacagcatgtaatatatacagagatatatatgtaaacttatgtacagcatgtaatatatacagagatatatatgtaaacatatgtacagcatgtaatatatacagagatatatatgtaaacatatgtacagcatgtaatatatacagagatatatatgtaaacatatgtacagcatgtaatatatagagatatatatgtTAACATGTACTGCatgtaatagatagatagatagatagatagatagatagatagatagatagatagatagatagatagatagatagatgtaaacatatgtacagtaaattgatataaaggctatagcagtgcagagatgtggacattgttgaaaagtacaagtaaatggttctaaggctatggctttaaaaaaaaatgcatacattGTTGTAAAGGAACAAGTAGAAGGTTGGAGTTATACAGTACTTGTTGAAGCTATTGGAGTTATGCTAAGGAGCACAGTTGTGGGTGAACAGGCAGAAGTGTGCTCAGAACACAGCCCTGTGGGATACCAGTGTTCAGAATGAGGGTTGAGGATACCCGTTTGCCCGACCTAACAGattgattttaaatatatattatttctattcatttaaattatatatttaaatataattttgctATTTCTACATAAAAGTAAATTAGATTAGAACAGCATTCAAAGAGGTTGCATCTATTTACCCATTTactcaaaatattaaataactgACACTTTGTACAGCTTTATTACAACTAAACATAATATGCTTCCTAAATACTATTTCACACAACATATTCTTTGCTCTTTCTcacagaaataaaagcagattCACAGCACTCTACCCAAAGCTCAGGTATGTCTAATGACTATAGCCTTCATcctgaatattttataaaatgtccatTCCAGTCAAAACCATGTGCATTTTTGTGGATGCTTAATAGAagttaacacaacacaaatccTTTCTTCATCAACAGGTAGCTCAGTGAATATCACAGGGAGCTCTGGCAGCAGTATTGGCGCCCCTGTCATTATTGGCGCAAAGATTAATAGCctcaatataaacacacaactaaCTAGTGGAAAAACCACTGATGTGATGAGAAACGGTAAATAACATATTCAGTTTTCATATCAATATCAGtacatttttcagttttatgtttaatattatatacattagaATGCTATATAAGTACTTTTTAGTACTGTACAGTTGCAATGATTATAGCACATCAAGTAGGATTAAGTAAAAGGTCTAAGAGGATTGAACTTCATCCATCAGctccacatttacatttagaaagTAAATTAAATTTACTCTTCTTTGtgcattttcatattttacagATAGGACCCAGAACAGTAATCCAAGAATTACAGGTAACTCCTTATCcactgaaaacatttaaagcattaaatcgaAAGAAAGACCAAGATATGGCAGAAAGTACAATGTACAACCCTTGTACAATGTACAAATACAACCCTTTTTTAGAAAGCAATTTCACCATGAATTTCTCCTTCCCTATCTTTTACTTTTCCTTTTGCATCACCCCAGGTGATGCtgatttttttgtaaagaaGCTCATATATGATAAAATTTGTGACTaattacacacaatactctgtctctctcttttccactTTTGTCTCCTCTTTACATACTCTAGACTATCAGGGATTTCTGAAGACGAACCGGAGCAAACTAATTGATAAAGTAAAAGTCGTTGACAGAATCGTTGATGTCCTCGGCCTTGCTGATGAAATGGCAGCAAACGTGCGAGCTGAGAAGACTGACCAGGCCAAGATGAGGAAACTTCTGGATTACACAACCACCAAATCAGCTGCTAGGCGTCTGTTTGATGCATTGAATGAACATGCAGCTGATGTCATGGAGGACTTGGCATAAGCCTAACGGCTCACTGAGGCATATAAAATCCTTCTTAATTGATGGTGCATGAAGTAAATAACAGACCACATACCTCAGCTTTTCT
This genomic window contains:
- the LOC113645400 gene encoding uncharacterized protein LOC113645400 — encoded protein: MNLIINKKVNLIKWLRGDDFILQHVQSKKLITMDEYQKLKSISDPGTLITDLLDLMVQKGDRVCVGFLDLLNEDDVNESSPELRDWIKSVKIPEIKADSQHSTQSSGSSVNITGSSGSSIGAPVIIGAKINSLNINTQLTSGKTTDVMRNDRTQNSNPRITDYQGFLKTNRSKLIDKVKVVDRIVDVLGLADEMAANVRAEKTDQAKMRKLLDYTTTKSAARRLFDALNEHAADVMEDLA